One window of the Natrinema sp. CBA1119 genome contains the following:
- a CDS encoding ABC transporter substrate-binding protein, with protein MTPKENNDSSVAGVGDRLTRRGYIATAVAALGTSALAGCSGSRGESLEPDVPDGVPETVETQYWREWETINAESPPLDYSATAGSVLDQLPVEFSSEDDPWMREHALMIQRGLSDLGIVARLNDRPLNQLYAQSWATKGLEAVISMSTHGPDPQRGLDPNPLLMRRAEGSLSNYDNYYHPELQELLTEQAQTTDRAEREELVDQAQEIFAEDVGALITLFPNIITAVNTNRWSGYVKTPGNGPTMDSFVWTEVNLQPETDSRTYVKGVSTSMNSLNLPWAAGGAEAKRLTFIYDGLFDATPDLDVVPALATGGGFVDDTTVELTLREGVEWHDGEPFTAEDVKFTVELYDEYASTSQVPFYEPIESVEILGDHEVRFNLTNPDASFMTQRVVRSVILPKHRWEDVDNPSQHNPDAPVGTGPFRFEDWEQGTRFEASRNDGHWMFDDDWRADALGDQAERGPGIDTVIWVNVSNVDALIGSLQSGSIDAIGTNLSTLQADRAANTSGIERMSAGSYAPLDGKLMFSCPLIRDKEFRVALAKAIDSQGFVEDFLQGQGTVPAGENPISSLTQWHNSETTDYSYDVEAARTILERAGYTWDGDDNLRFPNGDAWGAFVERLQPENTYKRRSELDQPDFS; from the coding sequence ATGACGCCGAAAGAAAATAATGACAGTTCAGTCGCCGGGGTTGGCGACCGACTCACACGACGCGGCTACATCGCCACGGCTGTCGCGGCGCTCGGAACGAGCGCACTCGCGGGCTGTAGCGGCAGCCGTGGCGAGAGTCTCGAGCCGGACGTGCCCGATGGCGTCCCGGAGACCGTCGAAACACAGTACTGGCGGGAGTGGGAGACCATCAACGCCGAGTCACCGCCGTTGGACTACAGTGCGACGGCCGGTTCGGTGCTCGACCAGTTGCCCGTCGAGTTCTCGAGCGAGGACGACCCGTGGATGCGCGAGCACGCGTTGATGATCCAGCGCGGCCTCTCCGATCTGGGCATCGTCGCCAGGCTCAACGATCGCCCGCTGAACCAGCTCTACGCCCAGAGCTGGGCGACAAAAGGGCTCGAGGCGGTCATTTCGATGAGTACGCACGGTCCCGACCCGCAGCGAGGACTCGATCCGAACCCGCTGTTGATGCGCCGGGCCGAGGGATCGCTCTCGAACTACGACAACTACTATCACCCGGAGCTGCAGGAACTCCTCACCGAGCAGGCCCAGACGACCGACCGAGCCGAACGCGAGGAACTCGTCGATCAGGCACAGGAGATCTTCGCCGAGGATGTCGGGGCGCTCATCACGCTCTTCCCGAACATTATCACGGCAGTGAACACGAACCGGTGGAGCGGCTACGTGAAGACGCCAGGGAACGGCCCGACGATGGACTCGTTCGTCTGGACCGAAGTCAACCTCCAACCTGAGACGGACAGCCGAACCTACGTCAAGGGAGTCTCGACGTCGATGAATTCGCTGAACCTCCCGTGGGCCGCCGGCGGGGCGGAGGCCAAGCGCCTGACGTTCATCTACGACGGACTGTTCGACGCGACGCCCGACCTCGACGTGGTTCCCGCGCTCGCGACCGGTGGCGGATTCGTCGACGACACGACCGTCGAACTTACTCTGCGCGAGGGCGTCGAGTGGCATGACGGCGAGCCGTTCACCGCTGAGGACGTGAAGTTCACCGTCGAACTGTACGACGAATACGCCTCCACGAGCCAGGTGCCGTTCTACGAACCGATCGAGTCCGTTGAGATCCTCGGCGACCACGAGGTGCGATTCAACCTGACGAATCCCGACGCGTCGTTCATGACTCAGCGGGTCGTCCGAAGCGTCATCCTCCCGAAACACCGGTGGGAAGACGTCGACAATCCGTCTCAACATAACCCGGACGCCCCGGTCGGAACCGGCCCGTTCCGGTTCGAAGACTGGGAGCAAGGGACCAGATTCGAGGCCTCGCGTAACGACGGTCACTGGATGTTCGACGACGACTGGCGGGCCGACGCGCTGGGCGATCAGGCCGAGCGCGGTCCCGGCATCGACACCGTCATTTGGGTCAACGTGAGCAACGTCGACGCGCTGATCGGCTCGCTCCAGAGCGGTTCGATCGACGCCATCGGGACAAACCTCTCTACCCTGCAGGCCGACCGCGCAGCAAACACCAGCGGTATCGAGAGGATGTCGGCCGGGAGCTATGCACCGCTGGACGGGAAGCTCATGTTCTCCTGTCCGCTAATTCGGGACAAGGAGTTCCGCGTCGCGTTGGCGAAAGCAATCGACTCGCAGGGGTTCGTCGAGGACTTCTTGCAAGGCCAAGGAACGGTGCCGGCCGGCGAGAACCCGATCTCGTCGCTCACCCAGTGGCACAACTCCGAGACGACTGACTACAGCTACGACGTCGAAGCGGCACGGACTATCCTCGAGCGAGCGGGCTACACCTGGGACGGTGACGACAACCTTCGATTCCCCAATGGCGACGCCTGGGGTGCGTTCGTCGAGCGTCTCCAGCCCGAAAACACCTACAAGCGGCGCTCGGAGCTCGACCAGCCCGACTTCTCATGA
- a CDS encoding helix-turn-helix domain-containing protein encodes MATLHRELDDVRSIELDNAFYVEDGTWIESLTVASNTDFDPETVLEGISGVSLFNSSEIPTASDDLEIRRLTILANESYPYILSLVLRQEAIPNRIVLQNGVFEVVATTRDWDQFRSMADEIQETLGEFELVSVTQNEDPGEPLDSGRLTEVLVSKLTDDQLMVLETAYTHGYFDVPRGASETDLADELDITQSTVNERLRTAERTLLELIYGPRE; translated from the coding sequence ATGGCAACGCTCCATCGAGAGCTGGATGACGTCCGAAGTATCGAACTCGACAACGCGTTCTACGTCGAAGACGGGACGTGGATCGAGTCGCTGACCGTCGCGTCGAACACCGATTTCGACCCCGAAACCGTCCTCGAGGGGATCTCCGGCGTCTCGCTGTTCAACAGTAGCGAGATTCCGACCGCGTCCGACGATCTCGAGATCCGTCGGCTCACCATTCTCGCGAACGAGTCGTACCCCTACATTCTGAGTTTGGTCCTGCGTCAGGAAGCGATTCCGAACCGTATCGTCCTCCAGAACGGCGTTTTCGAAGTCGTGGCGACCACCCGGGACTGGGATCAGTTCCGTTCGATGGCCGACGAGATCCAAGAGACCCTCGGCGAGTTCGAGCTAGTGTCGGTTACGCAGAACGAAGATCCCGGCGAACCACTGGATAGCGGGCGATTGACGGAAGTCCTGGTCTCGAAACTCACCGACGACCAGTTGATGGTCCTCGAGACGGCGTACACTCACGGCTACTTCGACGTTCCACGGGGAGCCTCGGAGACCGACCTCGCCGACGAACTCGATATCACTCAATCGACGGTTAACGAGCGACTCCGGACCGCCGAGCGAACCTTACTCGAACTGATATACGGCCCTCGCGAGTGA
- a CDS encoding SLC13 family permease has product MGDRFGMRTRLVTALSSRQSLGLLTATIVLVVGTTVAPPAALTVEGQRTLAVFLSALVLWLTRPVPYVVSSVLSVTLLFVLGTVSSFSAAATGFTSTLVFFLLLLLLLGDATTSVGLDRQLARRVLTADSTPRRALRSVAGSVLALALVMPSAMARAVTFIPIVKRLTAAFELDDNSGFENAAFLILGHVNPIASMALMTGGGMALVTSEIVATSVQPITWVDWAVLMLPPTILLYTLAALCAGLFAMDDEEMTAGTKNAAQLESDGNGTTSLTREQRLVGIVLAGAVVTWIGGSFVGLPTVLPAVAAVVVLSLPSVGVITAEDIADVSWGIIFLIGAMLSILDVMEATGTITAVIDVLARWIPFAALAHWQIVAVLIAIAVGIRIMFSTGSAAIVVALPIVLEFASVFGIDRLSLALAVLLVVGSTTVLPFNTTAVLVSMDRGPLSHRDIASFGLVTMGLSIGVAAVSWLVYWPLVT; this is encoded by the coding sequence ATGGGAGATCGGTTCGGTATGCGGACAAGATTGGTGACGGCGCTATCGTCGCGGCAATCCCTCGGGTTACTCACGGCCACCATCGTACTCGTGGTCGGTACGACGGTCGCTCCACCGGCGGCTCTCACCGTCGAGGGGCAACGCACACTGGCAGTGTTCCTGTCTGCGCTCGTGTTGTGGCTGACTCGGCCCGTTCCATATGTCGTCTCGAGTGTTCTCAGCGTCACTTTGCTGTTCGTACTGGGGACCGTCAGTTCGTTCAGTGCGGCGGCGACGGGTTTCACGTCGACGCTCGTGTTCTTTTTGCTACTCCTCTTGTTGCTGGGTGACGCGACGACGAGTGTCGGTCTCGATCGACAGCTAGCGAGACGCGTACTGACTGCGGACAGCACGCCGCGCCGCGCGTTGCGCTCAGTTGCTGGGAGCGTCCTCGCGCTGGCACTGGTTATGCCCTCCGCGATGGCCCGCGCGGTAACGTTTATCCCGATCGTGAAGCGGCTCACGGCTGCGTTCGAACTGGACGATAACAGCGGGTTCGAGAACGCAGCGTTTCTCATCCTCGGCCACGTCAACCCGATCGCATCGATGGCGCTGATGACCGGGGGCGGAATGGCGTTGGTCACCTCCGAAATCGTCGCGACGTCGGTACAGCCGATAACCTGGGTCGACTGGGCCGTGTTGATGCTTCCACCGACGATTCTCCTCTACACGTTGGCAGCGCTCTGTGCGGGCCTGTTTGCGATGGACGACGAAGAGATGACCGCCGGTACGAAAAACGCCGCGCAACTGGAGTCGGACGGCAACGGGACGACCTCACTGACTCGTGAACAGCGTCTCGTCGGAATTGTCCTCGCTGGGGCCGTCGTAACCTGGATCGGCGGCTCGTTCGTCGGGCTTCCGACGGTGCTGCCGGCCGTCGCGGCAGTCGTAGTGCTCTCGCTTCCGTCCGTGGGCGTCATCACGGCCGAGGACATCGCGGATGTGAGCTGGGGGATCATCTTCCTCATCGGCGCGATGTTATCGATTCTGGATGTCATGGAAGCGACTGGGACGATCACGGCGGTCATCGACGTCCTCGCGCGATGGATCCCGTTCGCGGCGCTCGCCCACTGGCAGATCGTCGCAGTGCTGATCGCCATCGCCGTCGGCATCCGCATCATGTTTTCGACCGGCTCGGCGGCAATCGTCGTTGCCCTCCCGATCGTCCTCGAGTTCGCGAGCGTCTTCGGTATCGACCGACTGTCTCTCGCACTCGCCGTCTTGCTAGTCGTCGGCTCAACGACGGTCCTTCCGTTCAATACGACGGCGGTGCTGGTGTCGATGGATCGCGGACCGCTCTCACACCGCGATATCGCCTCGTTCGGCCTCGTGACGATGGGACTCTCGATCGGTGTCGCTGCCGTCTCGTGGCTCGTCTACTGGCCGCTGGTAACCTGA
- a CDS encoding helix-turn-helix domain-containing protein — MSQSQPKTLEAETIWTLCSHPTRRSVLDVLRTADQVTPRELARCIVSSDRGLERDGSGPGARRTITVALVHNHLPKLEAHDVVDYRGPATAVTPGENFDELVSVLDRP; from the coding sequence ATGTCCCAGTCACAACCGAAGACCCTCGAGGCGGAGACGATCTGGACGCTCTGTTCGCACCCGACGCGCCGGTCCGTTCTCGACGTGCTTCGGACGGCCGATCAGGTGACGCCTCGAGAACTGGCCCGCTGCATCGTCTCGTCGGATCGGGGTCTCGAACGTGACGGTTCCGGACCGGGCGCTCGACGAACGATCACCGTCGCACTGGTCCACAATCACCTCCCGAAACTCGAGGCGCACGACGTCGTCGACTACCGTGGTCCTGCAACGGCGGTAACGCCGGGAGAAAACTTCGACGAGCTCGTCTCGGTTCTCGACCGACCGTGA
- a CDS encoding DapH/DapD/GlmU-related protein, translating to MTTSDDTTRRHERVERHATPGPRNSLAHWTTARGPLRVAINYIVVWLVRISPSLRLKRWLLRRIGVTVGEGVSWGLEATPDVFWPELITVEADAIVGYDATILCHEFLQDEYRTGEVVVGERAMIGAGAIILPGVEIGEGARIAANSLVTRDVPPETTVAGVPAEPMGEPSSGGRE from the coding sequence GTGACGACTTCCGACGACACGACGCGGCGACACGAGCGCGTCGAGCGCCACGCGACGCCCGGGCCGCGCAACTCGCTGGCCCACTGGACCACCGCCCGCGGCCCCCTTCGAGTCGCGATCAACTACATCGTCGTCTGGCTCGTTCGAATCTCCCCCAGCCTCCGGCTCAAACGCTGGCTACTGCGGCGTATCGGCGTCACGGTCGGCGAGGGGGTCTCGTGGGGCCTCGAGGCCACACCCGACGTCTTCTGGCCGGAGTTAATCACCGTCGAAGCGGACGCGATCGTCGGCTACGACGCGACGATCCTCTGTCACGAGTTTCTTCAGGACGAGTACCGGACCGGCGAGGTCGTCGTCGGTGAACGAGCGATGATCGGGGCCGGCGCGATCATCTTACCCGGGGTCGAGATCGGCGAGGGAGCCCGGATCGCGGCGAACTCGCTCGTGACCCGCGACGTCCCCCCCGAGACGACGGTGGCGGGCGTGCCGGCCGAGCCGATGGGCGAACCGAGCTCCGGCGGACGGGAGTGA
- a CDS encoding NAD(P)/FAD-dependent oxidoreductase, with the protein MTENVVVLGAGYAGTGAVNKLQSELEGNARLTWIADVDYHLVLHESHRVIRDPDVRSDITFPVNQIADPSTRFIQDEVTGLDVDEQTVKLADGDDVDYDYVLVGLGSQTAYYGIPGLEEHSLTLKSLDDALEINEAVTEASQEATRGDPAQVVIGGAGLSGIQTAGEIAEFRDNHRAPIEIHLVEALEEIFPGNDPEVQQALRDLLEESGVQIHTDDPITEATADHIEFDEGEPLDHDVLVWTGGITGRDAMDDVDLENEHNRVTTGANFQTSDERVFAIGDSAIIDQGDQPAPPTAQAAWQAADVAGENIARAIENRPLKTWEFEDKGTVISVGEKAVAHGVKPAFGISLPVDTFGGYPAKNLKKMIAARWIADITSWNVARKSWSSL; encoded by the coding sequence ATGACTGAGAACGTCGTCGTGCTCGGTGCTGGCTACGCCGGTACCGGTGCGGTCAACAAGCTCCAATCGGAGCTCGAAGGCAATGCTCGGCTGACCTGGATCGCTGACGTCGACTATCACCTCGTTCTGCACGAATCTCACCGCGTGATCCGGGATCCGGACGTCCGCTCGGACATCACGTTCCCGGTCAACCAGATCGCGGATCCGTCGACCCGGTTCATTCAGGACGAAGTTACCGGTCTCGATGTCGACGAACAGACCGTCAAACTCGCCGACGGCGACGACGTTGATTACGACTACGTTCTTGTCGGTCTCGGTAGCCAGACCGCCTACTACGGCATTCCCGGTCTCGAGGAGCACTCCCTGACGCTAAAGAGCCTCGACGACGCCCTCGAAATCAACGAGGCCGTCACCGAAGCGAGCCAGGAGGCGACGCGCGGCGATCCCGCACAGGTCGTCATCGGCGGTGCGGGTCTCTCGGGCATCCAGACCGCCGGCGAGATCGCGGAGTTCCGCGACAATCACCGCGCGCCGATCGAGATCCACCTCGTCGAAGCGCTCGAGGAGATCTTCCCCGGCAACGATCCGGAAGTCCAGCAGGCGCTGCGCGACCTGCTCGAGGAGTCCGGCGTCCAGATCCACACGGACGATCCGATCACCGAGGCCACCGCGGACCACATCGAGTTCGACGAGGGCGAACCACTCGATCACGACGTGCTCGTCTGGACCGGCGGGATCACGGGTCGCGACGCGATGGACGATGTCGACCTCGAGAACGAACACAACCGAGTGACCACCGGGGCGAACTTCCAGACCTCGGACGAGCGCGTGTTCGCCATCGGCGACTCGGCGATCATCGATCAGGGCGACCAGCCCGCGCCGCCGACGGCGCAGGCCGCCTGGCAGGCCGCGGACGTCGCCGGCGAGAACATCGCCCGCGCGATCGAGAACCGTCCCCTCAAAACCTGGGAGTTCGAGGACAAGGGGACCGTCATCTCCGTCGGCGAGAAGGCCGTCGCCCACGGCGTCAAGCCCGCCTTCGGCATCTCGCTGCCCGTCGACACCTTTGGGGGGTACCCGGCGAAGAACCTGAAGAAGATGATCGCCGCCCGCTGGATCGCGGACATCACCTCCTGGAACGTCGCCCGCAAGTCCTGGTCGTCGCTGTAG
- the rocF gene encoding arginase: MGRTVRIIGAPMDYGANRRGVDMGPSAIRYADLADGLERAGVKAIDDGDISMPRAEVRDPDAGQPTRGNAKFLREIEDVCSRVGDRVAATLADGAFPLVLGGDHSVAIGSLNGSARDTDLGAIWFDAHADLNTPETSPSGNVHGMPLAAALGRGAFEETEWAPAARLRESSIAYVGLRSIDERERELIRESEMTAFTMSDIDQRGVSAVVEDALAVATDGTDGVHVSLDLDWLDPKAAPGVGTPVRGGVTYREAHAALEAISRRDETDGILRSMDVVEVNPILDEANETATLAAELTASTFGKRIL; this comes from the coding sequence ATGGGACGAACCGTCAGAATCATCGGCGCACCGATGGACTACGGGGCGAACCGCCGCGGTGTCGATATGGGGCCCTCGGCGATCCGATACGCGGACCTGGCCGACGGCCTCGAGCGAGCGGGCGTCAAAGCGATCGACGACGGCGATATTTCGATGCCGCGCGCGGAGGTACGCGATCCGGACGCCGGCCAACCCACTCGGGGAAACGCGAAATTCCTCCGGGAAATCGAGGACGTCTGTTCGCGCGTGGGCGATCGAGTCGCGGCGACGCTCGCGGACGGCGCGTTCCCCCTCGTTCTGGGCGGTGATCACTCGGTCGCGATCGGGTCGCTCAACGGCTCGGCGCGGGATACCGATCTCGGCGCGATCTGGTTCGACGCCCACGCGGACCTCAATACGCCCGAAACGTCTCCCAGCGGGAACGTCCACGGGATGCCACTGGCCGCTGCCCTCGGCCGCGGCGCGTTCGAGGAAACCGAGTGGGCGCCCGCGGCCCGACTTCGGGAGTCGTCGATCGCCTACGTCGGCCTTCGGAGCATCGACGAGCGCGAGCGCGAACTGATTCGAGAGAGCGAGATGACGGCCTTCACCATGTCCGACATCGATCAGCGGGGGGTCTCCGCGGTCGTCGAAGACGCGCTCGCGGTCGCGACCGACGGGACCGACGGCGTCCACGTCAGCCTCGACCTCGACTGGCTCGACCCCAAGGCGGCCCCCGGCGTCGGCACCCCCGTCCGCGGCGGCGTCACCTACCGGGAAGCCCACGCCGCGCTCGAGGCGATCTCGCGACGCGACGAGACCGACGGGATACTCAGATCGATGGACGTCGTCGAGGTCAATCCGATTTTAGACGAGGCAAACGAGACGGCAACACTCGCCGCCGAACTGACCGCGAGCACGTTCGGAAAACGAATTCTTTGA
- a CDS encoding metal-dependent transcriptional regulator, with the protein MMLSDVMEDYLKAIYQLQRETDDRIKTSEIAAELDVTSPTVTSMLDKLEERELVDREKYRGVTLTDEGETVALEVVRHHRLLEAYLTEHLDYDWSEVHAEADRLEHHISENFEARVADALGEPTVDPHGSPIPGADLEPPERPDGEAITEFEAGAVVTVAEVADQDPDVLSYLSDHGVRPGVELEILEIAPFGMVTARSSDADEPVSLPESVAHHVRVATPAEPTPSS; encoded by the coding sequence ATGATGCTGAGCGACGTGATGGAAGACTATCTCAAAGCGATCTACCAGCTCCAGCGCGAGACGGACGATCGGATCAAGACCTCCGAGATCGCGGCGGAGCTGGACGTCACGTCGCCGACGGTCACGAGCATGCTCGACAAACTCGAGGAGCGCGAACTCGTCGACCGCGAGAAGTACCGCGGGGTGACCCTGACCGACGAGGGCGAAACCGTCGCCCTCGAGGTCGTCCGCCACCACCGGCTGCTCGAGGCCTACCTCACGGAACACCTCGATTACGACTGGTCGGAAGTCCACGCGGAAGCCGATCGGCTCGAACATCACATCAGCGAGAACTTCGAGGCCCGCGTCGCCGACGCCCTCGGCGAGCCGACGGTCGACCCCCACGGATCGCCGATCCCCGGCGCGGACCTCGAGCCGCCGGAACGACCCGACGGTGAAGCCATCACCGAGTTCGAGGCGGGGGCCGTCGTGACCGTCGCCGAAGTCGCCGACCAGGATCCCGACGTGTTGTCGTATCTCTCCGATCACGGCGTTCGACCGGGTGTCGAACTCGAGATTCTCGAAATCGCTCCGTTCGGGATGGTGACGGCTCGCTCGAGCGACGCGGACGAGCCGGTCTCGCTCCCCGAGTCCGTCGCCCATCACGTTCGAGTTGCGACGCCCGCAGAACCCACACCGTCGTCGTAG
- a CDS encoding Rrf2 family transcriptional regulator: MSSIELTPSQKKILRALTNLHKETEDAIKGEDIAEQVDRNPGTIRNQMQSLKALQLVEGVPGPKGGYKPTAAAYEALEIQQMDEPAAVPMQHEGEPVDDTIIEEIDLSSVHHPELCRAEIHIQGTLSDIHENDAVTVGPTPLSKLVIEGTVDGKDDTNNILILRIDDMVAPAEEPAH, from the coding sequence ATGTCATCCATCGAACTCACCCCCAGCCAGAAGAAAATCCTCCGCGCGCTGACGAACCTCCACAAGGAGACCGAAGACGCCATCAAAGGGGAGGACATCGCCGAACAGGTCGACCGCAATCCGGGGACGATCCGTAACCAGATGCAGAGTCTCAAAGCCCTGCAACTTGTAGAGGGCGTACCGGGGCCGAAAGGCGGCTACAAACCGACGGCCGCCGCCTACGAAGCCCTCGAGATCCAGCAGATGGACGAGCCCGCAGCGGTCCCGATGCAACACGAGGGCGAACCCGTCGATGACACCATCATCGAGGAAATCGATCTCTCGAGCGTCCACCATCCGGAACTTTGCCGCGCGGAGATTCACATCCAGGGTACCCTCAGCGACATTCACGAGAACGACGCCGTCACGGTCGGCCCGACGCCGCTTTCGAAACTGGTCATCGAAGGCACCGTCGACGGGAAAGACGATACGAACAACATTCTCATCCTGCGCATCGACGACATGGTCGCGCCCGCCGAAGAACCGGCACACTGA